In Hamadaea flava, a genomic segment contains:
- a CDS encoding SGNH/GDSL hydrolase family protein, with translation MSYVQKMLLTAGTVLALVLSPTSPVTAAESAPPPDDWVGTWSAAATGTVPNLPTGYADRTIRNVVHTSVGGSGVRVSLTNVLSSVAVRMDAVTVAVAEAPTTPGAVAGTMRSLTFGGASAVSIPAGGEVLSDPLPFAVPEDGNLLVSVYTAAPSGPVTYHQVANQTSYLSVAGNHAAEAAGAAFTSAITFWPYVSGVDVLGQAEGAVVAFGDSITDGNASTRNANHRWPDYLADRLIAEPGATRLGVLNAGISSNRLLSNTWNPNAISRLDRDVLTAPGVRSVIVMLGINDIGGQPQHHEPSEIIAALRQIAAQSKAKGLRITGGTLTPFGGSSNYTEELEGVRQAVNDFIRTSGVFDAVADFDAALRDPATPTRLRADFDSGDHLHPKDAGYQAMAAVVDLDKLTGHPAGRWASTWQTAMARTTPGADLGLPNQSIRNVVHTSVGGDAARVRLSNALGTAPVLMGRVTVAVASRSDGPDAVAGTMREVTFGGSPSVTIPIGGEVLSDPISLSVPADGDLLVTVYTPVESGAVTEHPRAYQTSFIATDGDHAADEQGTAFSKPTTAWYYVTGVDVQSNLLHGTVVTFGDSITDGDRSTVGLNQRWPDILADRLAAEPGPTKLGVVNSGLSGNRILDSSTGTGIGGPNAYARSSRDMLTTTGARTVIVLEGVNDILNLANPDPETLKLALKQLAAQAHAQGLKVVVGTITPIKGWRSYTEARDGVRQEVNAFIRTSTDFDAVVDFDAVVRDPADPQQINPAYDSGDHLHPSDAGYRVMAEAIDLRTLR, from the coding sequence CCGTGCTGGCCCTGGTTCTCAGCCCGACGAGTCCCGTCACCGCGGCCGAATCGGCGCCACCGCCCGACGACTGGGTCGGGACCTGGTCGGCGGCGGCGACGGGCACCGTGCCCAATCTGCCCACCGGGTACGCCGACCGGACCATCCGCAACGTGGTGCACACCAGCGTCGGGGGTTCCGGCGTACGCGTCTCGCTGACCAACGTCCTGAGCAGCGTGGCGGTACGCATGGACGCCGTGACGGTGGCCGTCGCCGAAGCGCCCACCACACCCGGCGCGGTCGCGGGCACGATGCGATCGCTCACCTTCGGCGGCGCGTCCGCGGTGAGCATCCCCGCCGGTGGCGAGGTGCTCAGCGACCCGCTCCCGTTCGCTGTGCCGGAAGATGGAAACCTCCTGGTCAGCGTGTACACGGCCGCGCCGTCCGGGCCGGTCACCTATCACCAGGTGGCCAATCAGACCTCGTACCTGTCGGTGGCCGGCAACCACGCCGCCGAGGCGGCCGGTGCGGCGTTCACCAGTGCGATCACCTTCTGGCCCTATGTCAGCGGGGTGGATGTCCTCGGGCAGGCCGAGGGCGCCGTGGTCGCGTTCGGCGACTCGATCACCGACGGGAACGCCTCCACCCGGAACGCGAACCACCGCTGGCCGGACTACCTGGCCGACCGGCTGATCGCCGAGCCCGGCGCGACCAGGCTCGGCGTGCTCAACGCCGGTATCAGCTCGAACCGGTTGCTGTCCAACACCTGGAACCCCAACGCGATCTCCCGGCTCGACCGGGACGTCCTGACCGCGCCCGGCGTGCGCTCGGTCATCGTCATGCTCGGCATCAACGACATCGGCGGCCAGCCCCAGCATCACGAGCCGTCCGAGATCATCGCGGCCCTGCGCCAGATCGCGGCCCAGTCCAAGGCCAAGGGGCTGCGGATCACCGGGGGCACCCTCACGCCTTTCGGCGGGTCCAGCAACTACACCGAGGAGCTTGAAGGGGTACGCCAGGCGGTCAACGACTTCATCCGTACCAGCGGTGTCTTCGACGCGGTGGCCGACTTCGACGCGGCGCTGCGTGACCCGGCGACGCCCACCCGGCTGCGGGCGGACTTCGACTCCGGCGATCACCTGCACCCCAAGGACGCCGGCTACCAGGCGATGGCCGCGGTCGTCGACCTGGACAAGCTCACCGGACACCCGGCCGGCCGCTGGGCGAGCACCTGGCAGACCGCCATGGCGCGGACGACACCGGGCGCCGACCTCGGCCTGCCGAACCAGTCGATCCGCAACGTGGTGCACACCAGCGTCGGCGGCGACGCGGCGCGCGTACGCCTGTCCAACGCGCTCGGCACGGCACCGGTCCTGATGGGCCGGGTCACGGTGGCTGTGGCGTCCCGGTCGGACGGACCGGACGCGGTCGCGGGCACGATGCGGGAGGTGACCTTCGGCGGCTCGCCGTCGGTGACGATCCCGATCGGCGGCGAAGTCCTCAGCGACCCGATCTCGCTGAGCGTTCCGGCGGACGGGGATCTGCTGGTGACCGTGTACACGCCGGTGGAGTCCGGCGCGGTCACCGAGCATCCGCGGGCGTACCAGACGTCGTTCATCGCGACCGACGGCGACCACGCCGCGGACGAGCAGGGCACGGCGTTCAGCAAGCCGACCACCGCCTGGTACTACGTGACGGGAGTGGACGTCCAGTCCAACCTCTTGCACGGCACCGTGGTGACCTTCGGCGACTCGATCACCGACGGCGACCGGTCGACAGTCGGTCTGAACCAGCGCTGGCCCGACATCCTGGCGGACCGGCTGGCCGCCGAGCCGGGGCCGACCAAGCTCGGCGTGGTCAACAGCGGCCTCAGCGGCAACCGGATCCTCGACAGCAGCACCGGAACCGGGATCGGCGGGCCGAACGCGTACGCCCGGTCGTCGCGGGACATGCTGACCACGACCGGGGCGCGAACGGTCATCGTGCTCGAAGGCGTCAACGACATCCTCAACCTGGCCAACCCGGACCCGGAGACCTTGAAGCTCGCCCTGAAACAGCTCGCCGCCCAGGCGCACGCCCAGGGGCTGAAGGTCGTCGTCGGAACCATCACGCCGATCAAGGGATGGCGTTCCTACACCGAGGCGCGGGACGGCGTACGGCAAGAGGTGAACGCGTTCATCCGCACGAGCACGGACTTCGACGCCGTGGTCGACTTCGACGCGGTGGTTCGCGATCCGGCCGACCCGCAGCAGATCAACCCGGCCTACGACTCCGGTGACCATCTGCACCCGTCGGACGCCGGATACCGGGTCATGGCCGAGGCCATCGATCTCCGCACACTGCGGTAG